A stretch of Dietzia lutea DNA encodes these proteins:
- a CDS encoding [protein-PII] uridylyltransferase: MRATADGERATALRAGRARILSARREDLPAAALRAALCELYEMELSRLAEEAGVDPGSGFALIAFGGLGRREVLPHSDLDLVLVHERRTDRDVGELADALWYPLWDSGVGLDHSVRTVDQCLAVAAADVSVGLSLLDARVIAGDADLGALVVDGARRQWRDQIASRFDDLVAAAAARRHRAGVIAHRSEPDLKNGVGGLRDAQLVTALALAHLSDGRPVVPGGMAAAHRLVLDARTELHRVAGRAREVLHAEYGDEVGRALGLGDRFDLARALSDASRTIAFTADQAIRGSCATLSTRGLTGLLRRSPVRRPLDDGVVEHAGEVALARGARVAEDPWLPLRVAAAAARFSLPVAGSTLGVLAERSPAPEGRWPAEALSDLLVLLGSGEAQIPVHEALDRCGLWERLLPEWSGVRDLPARERTHVYTVDRHLVQTAVEASRLTTSVGRADLLLLAALLHDLGKSRGGDHSENGAVMIRPIAERMGLSVRDTQTLERLVRHHLLLARTAGRRDPSDPETAQFVLDTLDWDTAALDVSAALTEADSIATGPTVWTAGRASAHTALVAACRAQVGPRPAAVEAPTVRASRRHGPPDVVVELRAAGTGTTHEVTLVAPGAGRSLAVAAEVLAAHRLEIVDAEIDLRPPGGMRARMTVSTRFGDPVDARVLRQDLRRAIDAGLPGSLRAALARGEALPIGPPRARSSVLVGHRSDADGVMMEVRAEDRPGLFARIVSAILQTGARIDWVVVRTRGAAVEDVFALSGPGAVLSTAGQVESLLPGHQPATPVVARADTL; this comes from the coding sequence ATGAGGGCGACCGCTGACGGCGAACGTGCCACGGCACTGCGAGCCGGACGTGCACGGATCCTCTCCGCGCGGCGCGAGGACCTGCCGGCCGCGGCACTGCGGGCAGCCCTGTGCGAGCTCTACGAGATGGAGTTGTCGCGGCTCGCCGAGGAGGCCGGCGTCGACCCGGGCTCAGGATTCGCCCTGATCGCGTTCGGCGGACTCGGCCGCAGGGAGGTCCTGCCGCATTCGGACCTCGACCTGGTGCTCGTGCACGAACGCCGCACGGACCGCGACGTGGGCGAGCTCGCCGACGCGCTGTGGTACCCCCTGTGGGACTCCGGGGTCGGCCTCGACCACAGCGTCCGCACGGTTGACCAGTGCCTGGCCGTCGCCGCCGCCGACGTCTCGGTGGGCCTGAGCCTGCTCGACGCGCGGGTGATCGCGGGCGATGCGGATCTCGGTGCTCTGGTCGTCGACGGCGCCCGCCGCCAGTGGCGTGACCAGATCGCCTCCCGCTTCGACGACCTCGTCGCCGCCGCCGCGGCGAGGCGCCACCGCGCCGGCGTCATCGCCCACCGCAGCGAGCCGGACCTCAAGAACGGTGTCGGGGGTTTGCGCGACGCACAGCTCGTCACAGCCCTGGCGCTGGCGCACCTCAGCGACGGCCGACCCGTGGTGCCCGGGGGGATGGCTGCCGCGCACCGGCTCGTGCTCGACGCCCGCACCGAGCTGCACCGGGTCGCCGGGCGCGCCCGCGAGGTGCTGCACGCGGAGTACGGCGACGAGGTCGGCCGTGCCCTAGGACTCGGTGACCGGTTCGACCTCGCCCGTGCCCTCAGCGACGCCTCCCGCACGATCGCGTTCACCGCCGACCAGGCGATACGCGGATCGTGCGCGACCCTGTCGACGCGGGGGCTCACCGGGCTGCTGAGGCGGTCCCCGGTCCGCCGGCCGCTGGACGACGGCGTGGTCGAGCACGCGGGCGAGGTGGCGCTGGCCCGTGGCGCGCGCGTCGCGGAGGACCCCTGGCTACCGCTGCGGGTCGCGGCCGCCGCCGCGCGGTTCTCCCTGCCGGTGGCGGGCTCCACCCTCGGCGTCCTGGCCGAACGCAGCCCCGCCCCCGAGGGCCGGTGGCCCGCGGAGGCGCTGTCCGACCTGCTGGTGCTGCTGGGCTCGGGCGAGGCGCAGATCCCCGTGCACGAGGCCCTCGACCGCTGCGGACTGTGGGAGCGCTTACTGCCCGAGTGGTCCGGCGTGCGGGACCTGCCCGCCCGCGAACGCACGCACGTCTACACGGTCGACAGGCACCTCGTGCAGACGGCGGTCGAGGCGTCGCGGCTCACCACCTCGGTCGGGCGGGCCGACCTCCTACTGCTGGCGGCGCTCCTCCACGACCTCGGCAAGAGCCGCGGGGGCGACCACAGCGAGAACGGCGCGGTCATGATCCGGCCGATCGCCGAGAGGATGGGGCTGAGCGTGCGCGACACCCAGACCCTGGAACGACTCGTCCGACACCACCTCCTCCTCGCCAGGACCGCCGGCCGCCGCGACCCCTCCGACCCGGAGACCGCCCAGTTCGTCCTCGACACACTGGACTGGGACACGGCCGCCCTGGACGTGTCGGCCGCGCTCACCGAGGCGGACTCGATCGCCACCGGCCCGACCGTGTGGACGGCGGGACGGGCCAGCGCGCACACGGCGCTCGTCGCGGCGTGCCGCGCCCAGGTGGGGCCCCGGCCCGCCGCCGTCGAGGCGCCGACGGTGCGGGCGTCGAGACGGCACGGGCCCCCCGACGTCGTCGTCGAGCTCCGTGCCGCGGGCACGGGCACCACCCACGAGGTCACCCTCGTCGCCCCCGGCGCCGGACGATCACTGGCGGTGGCCGCGGAGGTCCTCGCCGCCCACCGACTGGAGATCGTCGACGCGGAGATCGACCTCCGGCCGCCCGGCGGGATGCGCGCGAGGATGACGGTCTCCACGAGGTTCGGCGATCCAGTGGACGCGCGCGTGCTCCGGCAGGACCTGCGCCGGGCGATCGACGCCGGCCTCCCGGGATCGCTGCGCGCAGCCCTGGCGCGGGGCGAGGCCCTGCCCATCGGGCCCCCGCGGGCCAGGTCCTCCGTCCTCGTCGGGCACCGCTCCGACGCGGACGGCGTGATGATGGAGGTCCGCGCCGAGGACCGACCGGGGCTGTTCGCCCGGATCGTCTCCGCGATCCTGCAGACGGGCGCCCGGATCGACTGGGTGGTGGTCCGGACCAGGGGTGCGGCGGTCGAGGACGTGTTCGCCCTCTCCG
- a CDS encoding P-II family nitrogen regulator, translating to MKLVTAIVKPFTLDDVKAALEQAGIHGLTISEVQGYGRQKGHTEVYRGAEYAVDFVPKIRVEVVVDDDTAGTVVQLIVDAARTGKIGDGKVWVTAVESIVRVRTGEEGVDAI from the coding sequence ATGAAGCTCGTCACCGCGATCGTCAAACCGTTCACGCTCGACGACGTCAAGGCCGCCCTCGAACAGGCGGGCATCCACGGACTCACCATCAGCGAGGTCCAGGGCTACGGACGCCAGAAGGGCCACACCGAGGTGTACCGCGGCGCCGAGTACGCCGTCGACTTCGTGCCCAAGATCCGGGTCGAGGTGGTGGTCGACGACGACACCGCCGGGACGGTCGTGCAGCTGATCGTCGACGCGGCCCGCACCGGCAAGATCGGCGACGGAAAGGTCTGGGTGACCGCCGTCGAGAGCATCGTCCGTGTCCGCACGGGCGAGGAGGGTGTCGACGCCATCTGA
- a CDS encoding ammonium transporter produces the protein MLMAASLVLLMTPAVAFFYGGMSRQKSVLNMMMMSFGTMGLVGVVYLLWGWSMSYGTESVAGLFANPFEMFGLSGVIGDASGWAMSGSGAYPAVVDVAFQVTFAIITVALISGAIAERVRFGTWLAFAGVWVTLAYFPLAHMVWGGGLLSHSDSGLAAMIFGSVDDGEGGLTAAVGPVDFAGGTVVHINAGMAALVLVLLIGKRLDFGRTAFRPHSLPLVMLGAALLWFGWFGFNAGSAFGANGTAGLAWVNTTAATAAAMLGWLLAERIRDGHATSLGAASGVVAGLVAITPAAGSVHPLGAIALGAIAGALCALAVGLKHRFGYDDALDVVGVHLVAGIWGTVAIGLFATGTFDTAPGVFYSADGWRLLVVQIAIAVVALVFTAVMTVIAWAICRPLGWRIDKADEQAGIDGAQHAETAYEASTNALIR, from the coding sequence ATGCTCATGGCGGCATCCCTGGTCCTGCTCATGACCCCCGCCGTGGCGTTCTTCTACGGCGGTATGTCCCGGCAGAAGTCGGTGCTCAACATGATGATGATGTCGTTCGGCACCATGGGGCTGGTCGGCGTCGTCTACCTGCTGTGGGGCTGGTCGATGTCCTACGGCACCGAGTCCGTGGCCGGGCTGTTCGCCAACCCCTTCGAGATGTTCGGACTGTCCGGGGTGATCGGTGACGCGAGCGGGTGGGCGATGTCCGGCTCCGGGGCCTACCCGGCGGTCGTCGACGTCGCCTTCCAGGTGACGTTCGCGATCATCACCGTGGCGCTCATCTCCGGTGCGATCGCCGAGCGCGTCCGGTTCGGCACCTGGCTCGCGTTCGCCGGCGTGTGGGTCACCCTCGCGTACTTCCCGCTCGCCCACATGGTGTGGGGCGGGGGACTGCTCTCCCACTCCGACAGTGGTCTGGCCGCGATGATCTTCGGCTCGGTCGACGACGGCGAGGGCGGCCTGACCGCGGCCGTGGGCCCCGTCGACTTCGCCGGCGGAACCGTCGTGCACATCAACGCCGGTATGGCCGCGCTGGTGCTCGTCCTGCTCATCGGCAAGCGGCTCGACTTCGGTCGCACCGCCTTCCGCCCGCACAGCCTGCCCCTGGTCATGCTCGGCGCCGCGCTGCTGTGGTTCGGCTGGTTCGGGTTCAACGCCGGCTCCGCGTTCGGCGCCAACGGCACGGCCGGCCTGGCCTGGGTCAACACCACCGCCGCCACCGCCGCCGCGATGCTGGGCTGGCTCCTGGCCGAGCGCATCCGCGACGGGCACGCCACCAGCCTCGGCGCGGCCTCCGGCGTCGTCGCCGGCCTCGTCGCCATCACCCCCGCCGCGGGGTCGGTCCACCCGCTCGGCGCCATCGCCCTCGGCGCGATCGCGGGCGCGCTGTGCGCCCTCGCCGTGGGACTCAAGCACCGATTCGGCTACGACGACGCGCTCGACGTGGTGGGCGTCCACCTCGTGGCCGGCATCTGGGGCACCGTCGCGATCGGACTGTTCGCCACCGGCACCTTCGACACCGCGCCCGGCGTCTTCTACTCCGCCGACGGCTGGCGCCTGCTGGTCGTCCAGATCGCCATCGCCGTCGTGGCGCTGGTGTTCACCGCGGTCATGACCGTGATCGCCTGGGCGATCTGCCGCCCTCTCGGCTGGCGGATCGACAAGGCCGACGAGCAGGCCGGCATCGACGGTGCCCAGCACGCGGAGACCGCGTACGAGGCCTCGACCAACGCGCTCATCCGCTGA
- the ftsY gene encoding signal recognition particle-docking protein FtsY, whose protein sequence is MTTTTWIIIAVAAVLLLAVIALVVGLQLRKKRQISLTKAEERKELTREERSGNYQAGTGFSFAQGGGVAAPAKEPIPREEPRSAAAPPVAPPVAPPAAPAGPPPATPTDARPGTPTAPETPPVAEPTPAPERGVDAEPEIPVVEPDVEPGPSADTEIVEPAPVEPVVVPPEVPSDEVPAPTTEVITGTPEPVAPVERIDPATGRLDRLRGRLARSQNTVGQGLLGLLGAGDLDEDAWEEIEDTLIMADLGATTTQRVVDRLREEIATRQVRTEAEVRDLLRQTLIDNLHPEYDRSLRALPNEGTPAVLLVVGVNGTGKTTTTGKLARVLVADGRAILLGAADTFRAAAADQLQTWAERVGAEVVRGKEGADPASVAFDAVRRGVETGVDAVLVDTAGRLHTKAGLMDELGKVKRVVEKKTPVDEVLLVIDATTGQNGLMQARVFKEVVDITGVVLTKLDGTAKGGIVFQVQHELGVPVKLVGLGEGADDLAPFTPEAFVDALLGT, encoded by the coding sequence GTGACTACCACCACCTGGATCATCATCGCCGTCGCCGCGGTGCTGCTGCTGGCCGTCATCGCCCTCGTCGTGGGCCTGCAGCTGCGCAAGAAGCGGCAGATCTCCCTGACCAAGGCCGAGGAACGCAAGGAGCTCACCCGCGAGGAGCGGTCCGGCAACTACCAGGCCGGGACGGGGTTCTCCTTCGCGCAGGGCGGCGGTGTGGCCGCGCCCGCCAAGGAGCCGATCCCGAGGGAGGAGCCCCGTTCCGCAGCCGCACCTCCCGTCGCGCCTCCCGTCGCGCCTCCCGCCGCGCCGGCCGGACCGCCACCCGCGACGCCCACTGACGCCCGGCCCGGTACGCCGACGGCGCCGGAGACCCCGCCGGTGGCCGAGCCGACGCCCGCGCCGGAGCGCGGCGTCGATGCCGAGCCCGAGATCCCGGTCGTCGAGCCGGACGTCGAACCCGGTCCGAGCGCGGACACGGAGATCGTCGAACCCGCCCCCGTCGAGCCGGTGGTCGTGCCGCCCGAGGTTCCCTCCGACGAGGTCCCGGCGCCCACCACGGAGGTCATCACCGGGACCCCCGAGCCGGTCGCACCGGTCGAGCGCATCGATCCGGCCACCGGCCGACTCGACCGCCTCCGGGGCCGGCTCGCCCGCTCGCAGAACACCGTCGGCCAGGGGCTGCTCGGCCTGCTCGGTGCGGGCGACCTCGACGAGGACGCCTGGGAGGAGATCGAGGACACCCTCATCATGGCCGACCTCGGGGCCACCACGACCCAGCGCGTGGTGGACCGGCTGCGGGAGGAGATCGCGACCCGCCAGGTCCGCACCGAGGCCGAGGTGCGGGACCTGCTCCGGCAGACCCTCATCGACAACCTCCACCCCGAGTACGACCGCTCGCTACGTGCGCTGCCGAACGAGGGCACGCCCGCGGTCCTCCTCGTCGTCGGCGTCAACGGCACCGGCAAGACCACCACGACCGGCAAGCTCGCCCGCGTCCTCGTCGCCGACGGCCGCGCCATCCTGCTCGGCGCCGCGGACACGTTCCGCGCCGCCGCGGCGGACCAGCTCCAGACCTGGGCCGAGCGCGTCGGCGCCGAGGTCGTGCGCGGCAAGGAGGGCGCCGATCCCGCCTCGGTCGCCTTCGACGCGGTCAGACGCGGCGTCGAGACCGGTGTGGACGCCGTGCTCGTGGATACCGCGGGCCGCCTCCACACCAAGGCCGGCCTCATGGACGAGCTCGGCAAGGTCAAGCGGGTCGTCGAGAAGAAGACCCCCGTCGACGAGGTCCTGCTCGTGATCGACGCGACCACCGGACAGAACGGGCTCATGCAGGCCCGCGTGTTCAAAGAGGTCGTCGACATCACCGGCGTCGTGCTGACCAAGCTCGACGGCACCGCCAAGGGCGGCATCGTCTTCCAGGTGCAGCACGAGCTGGGCGTGCCGGTCAAGCTCGTCGGGCTGGGCGAGGGCGCGGACGATCTCGCGCCGTTCACCCCCGAGGCGTTCGTCGACGCGCTGCTCGGGACCTAG
- the smc gene encoding chromosome segregation protein SMC has product MYLKSLTLKGFKSFAAPTTLRFEPGICCVVGPNGSGKSNVVDALTWVMGEHSAKTLRGGKMQDVIFAGTAGKQPLGRAEVTLTLDNSDGALPIDYAEVSLTRRMFRDGAAEYEINGDRARLMDVQELLSDSGIGREMHVIVGQGKLAEILESKPEERRAFIEEAAGILKHRRRKEKAQRKLAGMQGNLDRLNDLTTELRRQLKPLGRQAEVARRAQTIQADLRDATFRLAADDLVTRRRELADAESVRARLADRVAEAVDRRDELARAAAETQAELDRLTPEADAAQQRWFALSTLAERARATARIASDRARSLAAEVAVHHGTDPDELDRQAERAAAHEQDLAEQAEAAADRARRATEALGAAEAALAALEAEHLKAVRAIADRREGVARLAGKVETLAARVESTEAEIARLDAEAAAARAAVADAEAEFDAVHARIGAHSEGERTLDEHLGRAERAHLAARARLAELQGLEREADQRIARLAARIETLEQNKGAGDGADWVVRHLGADAVAGTVGESLGVRDGWERAIGVALGPAVDAVVVDAGVDRGEVLAALREADAGRAGLVGRGAPGGDYRLEVDLVDGARWALDVVDVPEDLVAAVTALLVDVVVVDDLTAAQAQVDADRRVRAVTRDGELAGAGWAVGGSASGRTGLEIQSAIDAAVAERDSVRAEIETARAELAGAEAEDAERADRYSETLAAIGESDAAIEEIYAELARIGQRRRRAEADVRRLEQSRRIAVDKLDAARAEHAELSDRLVRAGDDDEVRPPEDDGRVAAQAEVATARAAELEARLAHRSAEERAAGVRGKSASLRRAAQAERESRARAARAAAERRRGAEVAGVVDELSGRLLARLDELIAAASAERDRLAAARSEATARATALRGDLTAAESEVSRLGDAAHRDEIVRAQLEVKVSELEAAVLERHGIEPEALVAEYGPDVDLPPSALEMSEYEAARERGEDVTPPPPMPFVRSEQERRLRRAEKDLATLGKVNPLALEEFAALEERYAFLSAQLDDVKKARADLEGVIDDVDDRIEQIFTEAYIDVEREFRDVFSVLFPGGEGRLVLTEPDDMLATGIEVEARPPGKKVKRLSLLSGGEKSLTAVAMLVAIFKARPSPFYVMDEVEAALDDTNLRRLIGLFEQLRETSQLIVITHQKPTMDVADVLYGVSMQGDGISKVISQRMR; this is encoded by the coding sequence GGCGGGAAGATGCAGGACGTCATCTTCGCCGGCACCGCCGGCAAGCAGCCGCTCGGCCGCGCGGAGGTCACGCTCACCCTGGACAACTCCGACGGCGCGTTGCCGATCGACTACGCCGAGGTCTCCCTGACCCGCCGGATGTTCCGCGACGGGGCCGCGGAGTACGAGATCAACGGCGACCGCGCCCGCCTCATGGACGTGCAGGAACTGCTGTCGGACTCCGGCATCGGGCGCGAGATGCACGTGATCGTCGGCCAGGGCAAGCTCGCCGAGATCCTCGAGTCCAAGCCCGAGGAGCGACGCGCGTTCATCGAGGAGGCCGCCGGCATCCTCAAGCACCGCCGCCGCAAGGAGAAGGCGCAGCGCAAACTCGCCGGGATGCAGGGCAACCTCGACCGGCTCAACGACCTCACCACCGAGCTCCGACGCCAACTCAAGCCGCTCGGGCGGCAGGCCGAGGTCGCGCGGCGGGCGCAGACCATCCAGGCCGACCTGCGCGATGCGACGTTCCGGCTGGCCGCCGACGACCTCGTCACCCGCCGGCGCGAGCTCGCCGACGCCGAGAGCGTGCGCGCCCGCCTGGCCGACCGGGTGGCCGAGGCGGTCGACCGCCGGGACGAGCTGGCCCGCGCCGCGGCGGAGACCCAGGCCGAGCTCGACAGGCTCACCCCCGAGGCCGACGCCGCCCAGCAGCGGTGGTTCGCCCTGTCGACCCTGGCCGAGCGGGCCCGCGCGACCGCCCGTATCGCCTCCGACCGCGCCCGTTCGCTCGCCGCCGAGGTCGCCGTGCACCACGGCACCGATCCCGACGAACTCGACCGTCAGGCCGAGCGCGCCGCGGCGCACGAGCAGGATCTCGCGGAGCAGGCCGAGGCCGCCGCCGACCGGGCCCGCCGCGCGACGGAGGCGCTGGGTGCGGCCGAGGCTGCGCTCGCCGCGCTCGAGGCCGAGCACCTCAAGGCCGTCCGGGCGATCGCCGACCGGCGCGAGGGCGTGGCCCGACTCGCCGGCAAGGTCGAGACGCTCGCCGCGCGCGTGGAGTCGACCGAGGCGGAGATCGCGCGGCTGGACGCCGAGGCCGCCGCTGCCCGCGCCGCCGTGGCCGACGCCGAGGCCGAGTTCGACGCGGTCCACGCCCGGATCGGCGCCCACTCCGAGGGCGAGCGCACCCTCGACGAGCACCTCGGCCGCGCGGAGCGCGCCCACCTGGCCGCCCGGGCGCGACTGGCCGAGCTGCAGGGCCTCGAGCGGGAGGCCGATCAGCGGATCGCGCGGTTGGCCGCGCGCATCGAGACCCTCGAACAGAACAAGGGCGCCGGTGACGGCGCCGACTGGGTCGTGCGGCATCTCGGCGCGGATGCCGTGGCCGGCACGGTGGGGGAGTCGCTCGGCGTGCGCGACGGCTGGGAGCGCGCGATCGGCGTGGCGCTCGGCCCCGCCGTCGACGCGGTGGTCGTGGACGCCGGGGTGGACCGCGGGGAGGTGCTCGCCGCGCTGCGCGAGGCCGACGCGGGGCGGGCGGGGCTCGTGGGCCGCGGCGCGCCCGGCGGGGACTACCGGCTCGAGGTGGACCTCGTCGACGGCGCCCGGTGGGCCCTGGACGTGGTGGACGTGCCCGAGGACCTCGTCGCCGCGGTGACCGCCCTGTTGGTGGACGTGGTCGTGGTCGACGACCTGACCGCCGCCCAGGCTCAGGTCGACGCGGACCGGCGCGTGCGCGCGGTGACCCGGGACGGGGAGCTCGCCGGCGCGGGGTGGGCCGTGGGTGGCTCGGCGTCCGGGCGCACGGGTCTGGAGATCCAGTCCGCGATCGACGCCGCCGTCGCCGAGCGCGACTCGGTCCGCGCCGAGATCGAGACCGCCCGCGCCGAGCTGGCCGGCGCCGAGGCGGAGGACGCCGAGCGCGCCGACAGGTACTCCGAGACCCTCGCCGCGATCGGGGAGTCCGATGCCGCGATCGAGGAGATCTACGCCGAGCTGGCCCGCATCGGGCAGCGGCGTCGCCGCGCCGAGGCGGACGTGCGCCGCCTCGAGCAGTCGCGGCGCATCGCCGTGGACAAGCTCGATGCCGCGCGCGCCGAGCACGCCGAGCTGTCCGACCGGCTCGTCCGGGCGGGTGACGACGACGAGGTCAGGCCGCCCGAGGACGACGGTCGGGTCGCGGCGCAGGCGGAGGTGGCGACGGCCCGGGCCGCCGAACTGGAGGCCAGGCTCGCGCACCGCTCCGCCGAGGAACGGGCCGCCGGCGTCCGCGGGAAGTCGGCGTCCCTGCGACGGGCCGCCCAGGCCGAGCGCGAGTCCCGTGCCCGCGCGGCCCGGGCGGCGGCCGAGCGCCGACGGGGCGCCGAGGTCGCCGGGGTGGTGGACGAGCTCAGCGGGCGACTGCTGGCCCGCCTCGACGAGCTCATCGCCGCCGCCTCGGCGGAACGCGACCGGCTGGCGGCCGCGCGCTCGGAGGCGACCGCCCGGGCCACCGCCCTGCGCGGTGACCTCACCGCGGCGGAGAGCGAGGTCTCACGGCTGGGGGACGCCGCGCACCGCGACGAGATCGTCCGCGCCCAGCTCGAGGTCAAGGTCTCGGAGCTCGAGGCGGCGGTGCTCGAGCGGCACGGGATCGAACCGGAGGCGCTGGTCGCGGAGTACGGGCCCGACGTGGACCTGCCGCCGTCCGCGCTGGAGATGTCGGAGTACGAGGCGGCCCGCGAGCGTGGCGAGGACGTCACCCCGCCGCCGCCCATGCCGTTCGTGCGGTCCGAGCAGGAGCGGCGCCTCAGGCGAGCGGAGAAGGACCTCGCCACGCTCGGCAAGGTCAACCCCCTCGCGTTGGAGGAGTTCGCCGCGCTCGAGGAACGCTACGCGTTCCTGTCGGCCCAGCTCGACGACGTCAAGAAAGCCCGCGCGGACCTCGAGGGCGTGATCGACGACGTCGACGACAGGATCGAGCAGATCTTCACCGAGGCGTATATCGACGTCGAACGCGAGTTCCGCGACGTGTTCTCGGTGCTGTTCCCGGGCGGCGAGGGCCGGCTGGTGCTCACCGAGCCCGACGACATGCTCGCCACCGGCATCGAGGTGGAGGCGCGGCCGCCCGGCAAGAAGGTCAAGCGGCTCTCGCTGCTGTCCGGCGGCGAGAAGTCGCTGACGGCGGTGGCGATGCTGGTGGCGATCTTCAAGGCCCGGCCCAGCCCGTTCTACGTGATGGACGAGGTCGAGGCCGCGCTCGACGACACCAACCTGCGCCGGCTCATCGGGCTGTTCGAGCAGCTGCGCGAGACCAGCCAGCTCATCGTGATCACCCACCAGAAGCCGACCATGGACGTGGCCGACGTGCTCTACGGCGTCTCCATGCAGGGCGACGGGATCTCCAAGGTCATCTCCCAACGCATGCGCTGA